The proteins below are encoded in one region of Labeo rohita strain BAU-BD-2019 chromosome 15, IGBB_LRoh.1.0, whole genome shotgun sequence:
- the LOC127177463 gene encoding Fc receptor-like protein 2, with product METSRPAASLQHRSRAQGEQRVCQTTAEEEAGAGGKADICKSLERPNAKVTIKPAQHVFRGDTVTLRCDIYGEGVTSWSYSWYKEGSTSVFSNRQEHTFSSVTESDAGKYSCKGSETEGSRWSQMSDAVTLTVSDPRAVLSVSLQKWVTEGDPVTLICEVYSFSTGWTFSWFTLTVSADSSRGAGGNYTVSSAALNHTGVYSCRAEREKSAYKTQFSNTQLLWVTGVSPPVSLIVSPSRTQHFTSVSLSLSCEDQSNSTGWRVRRYTVRKGLGDCSSLRRGSQTGSTCTISSTNTSDTGVYWCESESGEKHHPVNITIHLSGVILESPVHPVTEGDHLTLRCLYRYTTSPNLRADFYKDGSLIQNQTTEMSITTVSKSHEGFYYCKHPERGESPKSWISVRASADSRSDGLKPIITGVTAGLTVTVLIIVCFVLLWCYRNYKGGRSQSPSTVSQQQNSSQTSDQSQSEAGYNTLLSDSASESSEHVYAEIELKSPTKQKKKKENNENKMETSGCIYSNLILQTDQGLFAAFEPVSPGRLVLLRADL from the exons ATGGAGACTAGCAGACCCGCGGCTAGCCTACAGCACAGATCGAGGGctcagggtgagcagagggtcTGCCAGACGACAGCAGAGGAGGAGGCAGGAGCTGGTGGGAAGGCAGACATTTGTAAGTCTCTGG AAAGACCAAACGCCAAAGTGACCATTAAACCTGCTCAACATGTATTCAGAGGAGACACAGTCACTCTCAGATGTGACATATATGGTGAAGGAGTCACTAGCTGGAGCTACAGCTGGTATAAAGAAGGTTCAACCAGTGTTTTCAGTAATCGACAGGAACACACATTCAGTTCTGTTACTGAGTCTGACGCAGGTAAATACTCCTGTAAAGGATCAGAGACAGAAGGATCACGCTGGTCACAAATGAGTGATGCAGTTACACTGACAGTATCAG ATCCCAGAGCAGTTTTAAGTGTTTCTCTACAGAAGTGGGTGACTGAAGGTGATccagtgactctgatctgtgAGGTTTACAGTTTCTCTACAGGCTGGACATTCAGCTGGTTCACTTTAACTGTCTCAGCAG ACAGCAGCAGAGGAGCAGGAGGAAACTACACTGTCAGTTCTGCTGCTCTAAATCACACAGGAGTTTATTCGTgcagagcagagagagagaaatcagCCTATAAAACACAGTTCAGCAACACACAGCTGCTGTGGGTCACTG GTGTTTCTCCTCCAGTCTCTCTGATCGTCAGTCCCAGCAGAACTCAACACTtcacatctgtctctctctctctgagctgtGAGGACCAGAGTAACTCTACTGGATGGAGAGTGAGAAGATACACAGTCCGCAAGGGACTGGGGGATTGTTCATCATTACGTCGAGGATCACAAACAGGATCTACATGTACAATCAGCTCCACCAACACATCAGACACTGGAGTGTACTGGTGTGAGTCTGAATCTGGAGAGAAACATCATCCTGTTAATATCACTATACACT tatctggtgtgattctggagagtCCTGTTCATCCTGTGACTGAAGGAGATCATCTGACTCTACGCTGTTTATATCGATACACAACCTCACCAAACCTCAGAGCTGATTTCTATAAAGATGGATCACTCATCCAGAATCAAACTACAGAGATGAGCATCACTACTGTCTCAAAGTCACATGAGGGTTTCTACTACTGCAAACACCCAGAGAGAGGAGAGTCACCCAagagctggatctcagtcaGAG CTTCTGCAGACTCAAGATCTGATGGTCTCAAACCCATAATAACTGGAGTGACTGCAGGACTGACTGTCACAGTTTTGATCATTGTCTGCTTTGTCCTCCTGTGGTGCTACAGAAACTACAAAg GTGGAAGATCTCAGTCTCCCTCTACTGTCAGTCAACAGCAGAACAGCAGCCAGACATCAGACCAGAGCCAGAGTGAAGCCGGATATAATACGCTGCTGTCTG ACAGTGCAAGTGAGTCTTCTGAACATGTGTATGCTGAGATTGAACTGAAATCTCCaacaaaacagaagaaaaagaaagaaaacaatg AGAATAAAATGGAGACTTCTGGCTGCATTTACTCTAATCTAATACTGCAAACAGATCAAG GTTTATTTGCTGCGTTTGAGCCAGTCTCTCCAGGGCGTCTGGTTCTGCTCCGGGCTGATCTCTGA